The window TTCCCGATGGACCGGTCGTACAGCACGTCCGTCGTGTCGTCGACCACCTTCACGCCCGAGAGTGTGACCACGAACACGGCCGCGAACGCGAGCACCGCCGGCGAGAGCGTGCTCGCCTGCACGTAGAACCCGCCGAGAAGTGCCAGCGCGACGCCGGTCGGGTAGCCCGCCGTTGCGGTCACGGGGTTGGTGTCGAACTGTGGCGCGTGCAGGTAGCCGATGGCCCACCCCGGTACGGTCAGAAGCCCTGCGACCGGTCCGGCGGCAAGAACCACCGCCGCGAGCGCGAGTGCGAACCCGGCTGTCGCGCCGGCCAGCGCGAGCCGGCACCCCCGGGCCGTGAGCGGGTGGTCGTCGTCCTCGCTCCGGACGTGGAAGTCGACGTAGCCGTCCTTCAGGTGGGCCGTGTAGAGGCCGAAGAAGACCGCCACGAGGTGTGCGGCCAGCGCGAGTGGAGCGAGCGTCGCGTCGGTGGCACCGAGACGGCTCGTCACCGCGAGGAGGGCACCGAACGTGCTGGCGGCCAGCGGCGGCAGCATGAACACCGGATGGACCTGCGACCCCAGCGCGCGGAGCTTCGCGGTCGGGCCGGCGCCGTGCCGTGCGATTGCCATGTGTGCCTTGTTGGCAGACAGCAGGAAAAGTCCCCGTGCCCCGACCGAGTCCCACCTGTGGGCTGCTCGGAGTCGAGACAGCCCGTGGCGTTCGTCGGCTCCGGGACCGTCGTTGCCGGGGGCGTCCTGCTGAGGGGTCCGAACTGGGCAGCAGGTACCAGGCAAGCACCTACAGGTAGGAGCCGTCGTACTCCTCCTTCGGCCGGTGCGTGTTGCCACAGTGCCCACACCTGATACGGTTCATACTATCGACGGTCACGTCCATCGACTCGCAGTTCGCACAGAGGTAGCCGTACGCTTCGCTTCCGTCGTAGGTGACGACGAAGCCACCCTCCGACCCCGGGACCGACTCGTCGCCGA of the Haloglomus salinum genome contains:
- a CDS encoding lycopene cyclase, yielding MAIARHGAGPTAKLRALGSQVHPVFMLPPLAASTFGALLAVTSRLGATDATLAPLALAAHLVAVFFGLYTAHLKDGYVDFHVRSEDDDHPLTARGCRLALAGATAGFALALAAVVLAAGPVAGLLTVPGWAIGYLHAPQFDTNPVTATAGYPTGVALALLGGFYVQASTLSPAVLAFAAVFVVTLSGVKVVDDTTDVLYDRSIGKRTVAVALGPRHGREVAFGLMGLGMFLVVAFAIDGLFPTGAVLATVPFVVVAALATRADPELATMLLIRGAYLFLAVLVAAVWFRPLAGVPLPDIGVLGPYTYLATEALFGTGAFTLLWRAGAWRAAARTVVVLYPLAYLWDWYTLEVGVFAIPLRTGVELLGIPLEEHLFMLVVPAFVVGVHESLRHDTDG